The genomic window CCGCCAATGAGGCTTCGCTGCGTCGTAACGCTTTGCTGGTCAACGGAAATTACAACATCACCGACAACACCACCATGTTCTTCCGCGGCTTGACCTCGGAGACCAAGAGCCTGGGTGTGTACGCATCGGCCCCGGTGGATAATAACGGCAATGGCCCGGGCAAGCTGCCGACCATCGCCGCGAACAACCCGTTCAACCCGTTCGGTCAAGCTGGCACCCTCTACTACCGCTTCACTCCGCTGGGTACCCGCGACTCGCACCGCAAGGACACCCTACGTGATTACACCCTGGGCCTGCGCGGCACCACCGAGCTGTTCGGCACAGCAGACTGGGAGGTCGCGGTCAACTACGGAAATTCGTCCCAGTCCAGCGTCGGCCTGAACTACGGTATCGGCAGCACCTTGCAGGCACTGATTGACTCCGGCAACTTCAACCCGTTCGACCCAACCCATCCGAGCGTGGCGGCTTCTGCCGGCAAGATCGGCCACACCGTCTACGTTGAGTCGGTCAACAAGACCAAGGGCGTCGACGGCAACATCTCGCTCGACCTGTTCAACATCGGCGACCGCACCGCGGGCTTCGTGACCGGCTTTGAGTACCGCAAGGACGCTCTGAGCCAGCTGTACGATGCGCAGAGTGCTGCTGGCAACGTGTTCGGCTCGGCCGGTGCAGGTACCAACGGAGACCGCAGCTACGGCGCCGTCTACTTCGAAACCCTGCTGCCTGTGCTCGACAGCCTGAATGTCACCCTCGCAGGCCGTTACGACGACTACAGCGATGTGGGTAGCAAGTTCTCTCCGCGCGTCTCGCTGGAATTCCGTCCGCTCGAATCGCTGCTGGTACGTGGCTCATGGGGCAAGGGTTTCCGTGCGCCGACGCTGTCGGCTATCAACAACGCACCGTCGTCCACCAATCTGGCATCCGAGCCGGACTCCACCATTCCGCACGCCGGTGGTGACGAACTCGCATGCCAAGCGCTCGCCGCCTATCGTGCAGCATCGGGCAACACGGCCTATCAGCCGTATCCGAACAACCCATGCAACAGCAGCCTCCAGTACACCTGGCTGCAGCTGTCCAACAAGCAGCTGAAGCCAGAAGAGTCCACCAACTGGGGTCTGGGCGTGGTGTGGAGTCCAAATGACGCTCTGTCGCTCGCTTTGGACTACTACGACATCGAGATCACCAACATCATCGCGACCATCCCGCGCGCCTTGGCGTTCCGCTACGGCGATCAGGGTGTGCCGCTCTATGGTGTTGATCGTGGTCCGGACATCGTTGCTCCAGGTGGTACGGTGCTGCCGGGCCCGGCCCAGCTGATCCGTCTGCCGATCGACAACGGTGCCATGCAGACCTCACGCGGTTTGGATTTCGAAGCCAGCTACCGCTATGACACCGCCAGCATCGGCTCGTTCAACAGCAAACTGGCCTGGTCGCACACCCTGGAGTTCAATTTCACTCCGGTTGGTGCAGGCACGCAGGAGCGCGCAGGCACGTTCCGCTATCCAAAGGACCGCGCACAGCTCGGTCTGGGCTGGAACAGCGGCGACTGGTCGGCCAACGTGATCGGCAACTACATCGGCAAGCACAGTAGCGGCACCAAGGCGACGTCCTTCGACGCGCAGACCACGGTCGATGTACAAGCCAGCGTCGCCACGCCGTGGAACGCCCGTATTACCCTGGGTGTTCGCAACGTTGCCAACAAAATGCCACAGTTCTCGACGGCTATCGGCTTCCCGAACTACATCAACACGATCTACAACATCTGGGGCCGCACCCCGTACCTGCGTTACGAGCAGAATTTCTGATCATCTGAACAGAAACCTGTGAAATTGAACGACCCGCTTCGGCGGGTCGTTCTTTTTCAAGAGACCATACTGGCCGGATATGGCAGATATCTCGCAACAGCAGAAAATTCGCAGCCGGCGACGCCTAGTGCTTGAACTGGTAAACGCTCTCGCGCAAGCTGTCGGCCGAACCGGAAAACTCTTTGCAGATGCCCTACGCAACCGATCCTGATGAGCAGGCCGCGCCATGGACGCGTCTCTGGCGAACCGGAGTACTGCATTCCTGTGCATCCGGCATCAATGGCAACTACGACGGTGCTTTTGCACGATTCTGGCAACAACAATTCGGCACATTGCGCGAGCAGGCCGTTGTCGTCGACATTGGTACCGGCAACGGGGCGATTCCATTGTTGGCGCAATCCTTTGCCGGCAGCCGGACACTGCAATGGCAGATTCACGGCATCGACATCGCCGATATAGATCCGCCCGGCTCTGCCGGAGCACAAACACCTTCGTACGGGAACATTCACTTCCACCCCAAAACTTCGATGACCAAACTCCCTTTCGCGGCCGGCTCAGTGAACTTGATCTGCTCGCAGTTTGCCTTCGAGTACGCACCGCGCGAACAGGCAACAAGGGAAATATTGCGAGTACTCGGTGCGCAAGGCCGTGCTGCACTGGTCCTACACAGCCACGAATCCGTGATTCACTCGGTCAGCTGCAGCCAAGCAGATGCCTGCAACTGGTTGCTACGGGAAAGCGGCATTTTCGACGCAACCAGAGCGCTGCTCCGCCGGATGGCAGCGGCAAACGACAGCGAAGCGCGCGAGCGACTCTCCGCCGATCCGCATGCCGAGGTCGCACGTACCGGTTTCAATAATGTGGCATCCCGCTTGATGGATCGGGTGGAGCAATCGCCTGATGCCAAGATCCTGCAGACACTGGCACAACACCTGGGACAGATGCTTAGACATACTTGGAGCAGCGCCGAGGATGCCGATGCTGCGGTGATGTCATTACGATCTTGGACGGAGGATGAGCATACCCGGTTGAAGCTGATGCTGGCTGCGTCACTTGATCGCGCCGCCTTGCAGGAAACGGCCGGGCTGCTGGGCGCCAGCGGCCTTCCGGTTCAGACTGGCAAGCTGTTGTATCAGAACTCCACGGTGATGGGCTGGACGTTGGTGGTTGGTTATGAATAAGACCCAGCACGCCCGGGAATTGCACGCCAGCGGCCAACTGGATGCGGCAAAGAGGGCATACCAGGATGCCCTACGAAGCTCACCGGATGATATTGGGCTCCGGCGCGATTTTGCCGTGCTGCTGATGCGATCGGGCAGCGAAGCCGAGGCGGCATCGCTGCTGGATCAGAGCGAAGTATTGGCTGTAGCCGATGCTGATATTCTCAGCATCCTGGCACTTTGCCTGCGAGCGACAGGCCAGTACCAGCGCGCATTGGACGTCTCGCGCGAAACCACCACCCGCGACCCACGCAACGCGCTCGGGTGGATGTTGCTTGGCAGCCTGATGGTCAGCACTGGATCGGCTGCGTCGGCGCAAGAGCCATTGCAGCGAGCACTCGCGCTGGAACCGCACTTCGGTGAGGCTTGGCACTACCTCGGTGAATCACTGCAGGCGCTGCGGCAATGGGATCGTGCCATCTACGCCTACCATCGGGCCTCGACACAGCATCCGACCGAAATCATCAATATCGCCCTATGCCAGTACCTGTCTGGTCGCATGGACATGGCACTTCGCGATTTCGGGGCAGCGCACAGGATGCTGCCAGAACGCACTGACATACTGGCGCAGCTCGCACACTGCCAAGCGATGCTCTGCCAATATGACAGCGAGGAGAAGAGTGTTGCCGCGCTGACCACGCTGCTGGAAGCCAGCACCGGCCATTCCCCTGAGCCGGAGCCATTCCTGCTTTCCACATTGGCAGTGCCCGAAACACTGAAAGCAGAGTCAATCAGGCGTTACAGCCAGGCAATATTGAATGAAGCGCAGTTTGTACAGCCCATCGCCAAAGCACCAAAACAGCCAACCGGGCAGCGCATCAGGATCGGTTATCTTTCTGCCGACCTCGGTGAGCATGCCATTGGCACCTTGGTGCGGGAACATTTCGCTGCACATGACCGTAATCGCTTCGAGGTATTCGGTTATTCATTGACCGGTACCCGCACGCTTCATGCCGCCATCATCAGCGGATTCGACACGCTGGTGGATGTATCCGCATTGGACGACGATGGCCTGGCCAAGCTTATTGCACATGACTGCATCGATGCCCTGATCGACATGAGCGGCTTCACACTTGGAGCACGGCCTGCCGTATTGGCGGGCAGACCAGCGCGAGTGCAATTGGGATGGCTTGGCTTCATCCATGGCCAGCAAGCGCCTTGGCTGGATGGACTGCTGCTGGACGCGCATGTCCAGCCTGCCGGCAAGCACTGGAACTACTCCGACAAGCCGATCCTCTTGGAGGGCACGCTGTTTCCTGCTTCAACAGCACACCCGGGCGTTCGCAACCGGGCCCGGTTTGGACTACCCGAAGATGCGCCCGTGCTCGCCAGTTTCAACAACACCTACAAACTCTGCAGCAGACTGATCGGCAGCTGGAGCAAGATCCTCACCCAGGCCGACACCGCACATCTGATGGTATTTGCCCCCCCCGTGGCGTGCGATGGCTTTCTGCAGCAATGGAAGGCCAGCGGTGGCCCTGTTGAACGTCTGCATCTGGTCGACAAGGTCGAGCTTGATGAACAGGCGGATCGCGCCGCCAGCTGTGACTTGTTCCTCGACGCGTTCCGCTATCAGGCGGGTGCAACCGCGATCCATGCAATAAGCAATGGACTGCCGCTGCTCTGTGTTGAAGGGCCAACGCCGTTGGCGCGCTTGGGCTCAGGCATCAATCGTTTCCTCGGCATGGACCAACTTGTCTGCAGGGATGTGGATGAATATGTCGAACGCGCTGTACGCCTGGCCAAGTCGCCGACACTGTTATCAGAGCAGCGGCAGCGACTGCGCCGGCAAGCCGCCGTTCACCATCTTTTCGACCCCCGTCGCGCCGCCGCTTCCATCGAAGCCGTCGTGCTCCAATACTTAAATCAATAAGCCTGCGACCAGCGCTCGACGCGCCCCTATGTCCCGACAGATTACAAGCACCGATTGCATCCGCGAACTGATCCAGCAAGGTCAGCCAGCTGCTGCAATTGAGTTGCTCGATCGCGCGCTGCTCGTCGCACCGCAAGATCCCGAGCGCCATTATCTGCGTGGCATGCTGCATGCTGCCGCAGGCCGGAATCTGCAGGCGATCCATGATTTTGACGCGGCCCTTTTGATGGCACCCGACCTGCCACCGCTGTTGTTCAATCGCGGGCTCGTGCTGTTCCGGATAGAACGAATGAACGAGGCTCTTCTGGATTTCGAGCGCCTCAGTCAGATCAACCCAGCCAACACCGACACCTGGATCAACATCGGCCTGATTCATGCACGTTGCGGGAACGCCGTGGCGGCACTGGAAAACCTTCAGAAAGCAGAGCGCCAGCGTCCCGGTGACCCGGTGATCCTGCGCGGCATCGCCAATGCACTACGGGAAACCGATCAGGCTGATGCTGCAGCCTTGGTCCATCAACGCGTGTTGTCCATCATACCTTCCGATCCGGCCGCGCTTACCGACTATGCCTTGTGCATGCTGTCGCTGGGCAGGATTCAACAAGCAGACGAGGTCTATCGGCGTGTACTGATGCTCGACCCGACGGATCAGACCGCCTTGGCGGGGTTGTACATGACCGGCAAAGAGCTCGGCAACGACAAGCTTGTTGACCAACTGATGGATTATGGTCGTCTACTGGGCAGCAATGATGTCCTGGCCAGTACCATGATCAACCTGGACGCCCTACGTGAACTGTCACTCTCACATTCGGGCCTGATCTGGGAACCCGCCGGGCGCTCCACTACGCTCGGCCGGCAGAGCCCGATCCTGGACCTGTCACAAGATCAGGAGTTGCAACGCTTTGAGCAGTTGCTCTTGCAGGCCGTCGAATCGCGGATACGGGCACTTTCTGCCGCGGCACCGCTGTCCGATCATCCTTGGATGAAAGCCATGCCGCGGCACTGGCGACTGCAATCATGGATCACCGTGCTCGAACAGGGAGGCCACCAAGCACCGCATATCCATCCAGCGGGCTGGCTCAGCGGGGTGTTCTACGTCGATCCCGGTCAACCGGACACCCCTGCGGCGGGCAACCTGCTATTCGGACATCCCCAGGAGGGACTTCCACTGCAGAGGCCTGACATGGAACACAAGGTGATCCCGACCTCAGGCCGCCTTGTCACGTTCCCGTCCTACTTCTTCCACAACACCACAGCCTATCAAGGACGATCCCCACGGATCAGCATCGCATTCGATGTCATTCCGATGCGTTGAATCAACGGTGCAGGTCGCCTGCAAGTCCGAGGCACCGCAATCAGGTCCCTATGCAGCACCAACGAGGATCAATTGGCCGGAATCAACGTCTCGATCACATGCTCGACATAGGCTTCGAAATCCTCGCGGGCCTGCTTGGGCTGCTGCAATTGCAATGACAACTGCAGGAAGCCGACGTAGGCCGCATAGGCCAGACGCGCACGATGCCGTGCGTCGGTAGAGCTGAGCCCGGCCTGGCGGAACGAGGCGATCAGGTATTCCATGCGGCGCTGCGAGACACGGTCGATGACCGGCCGCACCATCGGGTTGTCCAGCGCCTTGAGCAGTTCGCTGTAAATGACATGCGGGGTGACTTCGTGCGCCACCAGCTGGAACAGCGCGCGCAGCCGCGTGCGTGGATCCGGCACCTCTTCCAGGCTGCCGAATACCTGCTGCTGCTCCACCACTTCCCAGCGCTCCAAGGCCGCTTGCAGCAGCGCGTCACGCGAGGGGAAATGCCAGTAAAAACTGCCCTTGGTCACGCCAAGGCGGCGCGCCAGCGGCTCCACCGCAACCGCGCCTACGCCCTGCTCGGCGATCAGATCCAAGGCTGCCTGCGCCCAGTCATCCGCGCTCAGACGGCTGTGCCGCGTACTGCGGGCTTCGGTGCTGGAAACTGGGGAATCGTTCATGGACAGATTTAACCATACGGCGGGGACTGGTTGCAGTATGTGAGCGACAAAAACGCGGGCAATCCCACCGCCATGCGCCCAGACAGGCGTCCCCTGCTGTACCTGTACAGGGTTTCCATACTGCCGGGTATTGACAGTCATTCAGGCCTTTCCATACCATCAGGTATGGTTATGCCAATTCCCTCTGCAGTTTCTGCTGAAGACATCCGCCTTGAAGGCGCGCATGGCGCGGCACTTGGCGCGTCCCGCCACCCCGGAAAACAGCCGGGCATCCTGTTCGCGCACGGCTTCGGCCAGACCCGCGGCGCCTGGACCACTACCGCCGAAGCGCTCAATGCGGCCGGCCATGCCACGCTCAGCTACGACGCGCGAGGCCATGGCGACTCGGATTGGAACGCCGCTGATCTGCCCTACCACGGTGACCAGTTCACCGATGACCTGATCGTGGTGGCCGGTGAGCTGCCGCGCCCGCCAGTGTTGGTGGCCGCCTCGATGGGCGGCCTGTTCGGCCTGATGGCCGAAGCGCGCTGGCCGGGCCTGTTCTCGGCGATGGTGCTGGTCGACATCACTCCGCGCTGGGAAACCCGGGGTGTCGAGCGCATCCTTGCCTTCATGAGCGCGCATCCCGAGGGCTTTGCGTCGCTGGAAGCCGCGGCCGACAGCATTGCCAGCTATATGCCGCACCGTCCGCGCAAGAGCGAGGAGTCGCTGCGCGCGCTGCTGCGCCCGGGCAAGGACGGCCGCTGGAGCTGGCATTGGGATCCGCGCCTGGTCGACGAACTGGCGCGCGACAGCGAACAGCACCAGGATGTGATCGCCGAAGCGGCGCGCAAGGTGCAATGCCCGCTGCTGCTGGTCAGTGGTGGCCGCAGTGACCTGGTCTCGCCGCAGACCGTTGAAGAATTCATGGCGCTGGTGCCGCACGCACAGCATGTCCATCTGCCCGACGCCACCCACATGGTGGCCGGCGATGACAACAATGCGTTTACCGCCGCCGTGTTGAACTATCTGGACGCCCTGCCTTCCGCAGCGTCCGCCCGAACCGAGCACGTTACCGGAGCACGTCCATGAGCATCGTCGTACCCTTCCTGGCCCTGCTGCTTGCAGGTGCCTTTGTTGCCTACCACCGCATGCGTCTGGTGGTGTGGACGCTGATCAGCGTGGTGGCCCTGGCTATCTGCTGGTTCACCAGCGTCAACCAGACCGCGATCATCGTCGCTGCGGCCATCGTTGCGCTGATCAGCGTGCCGGTGCTGCTGCCGTTCCTGCGCAAGCCGCTGATCACCGCGCCGTTCATGGGCGTGTTCCGCAAGGTGCTGCCGCCGCTGTCCAAGACCGAGCGCATCGCCCTGGAAACCGGCTCGGTCGGCTTTGAAGGCGAACTGTTCACCGGCGACCCGGACTGGAACATCCTGCTCAACTATCCCAAGCCGCAGCTCACCGCCGAGGAACAGGCCTTCATGGACGGCCCGGTGGAAGAACTGTGCAAGATGGTCAACGACTTCGAGATCACCCATGTGTACGCGGACCTGCCGCCGGACATGTGGGAGTTCATCAAGAAGAACAAGTTCTTCGGCATGATCATCCCGAAGGAATACGGCGGCCTGGGTTTCAGCGCGCTGGCTCACCACAAGGTGATCCAGAAGCTGGCCTCGGTTTCCAGCGTGGTCAGCTCCACCGTCGGCGTGCCCAACTCGCTGGGCCCGGGTGAGCTGCTCAACCATTACGGCACGCAGGAGCAGAAGGACTACTACCTGCCGCGTCTGGCCATCGGCCAGGAAGTGCCCTGCTTCGGTTTGACCGGCCCGTTCGCCGGCTCCGATGCCACCTCCATCCCCGACTTCGGCATCGTCTGCAAGGGCATGTGGAAGGGCGAGGAAGTGCTGGGCCTGAAGCTGACCTTCGACAAGCGCTACATCACCCTGGCCCCGGTCGCGACCCTGATCGGCATGGCCTTCCGCATGTACGACCCGGACGGCCTGCTCGGCGACACCAAGGACATCGGCATCACCCTGGCGCTGCTGCCGCGTGACACCGATGGCGTGGAAATCGGCCGTCGCCATTTCCCGCTGAACTCCACCTTCCAGAATGGCCCGATCCGCGGCAAGGACGTTTTCATCCCGCTGAGCCAGCTGATCGGCGGCGCCGAGAAGCGTGGCCTGGGCTGGAACATGCTCAATGAGTGTCTGGCCGTTGGCCGCTCCATCACCCTGCCCTCCACCGCTTCGGGCGGTGCCAAGGCTGGCGCGGTGGTGACCGGTGCCTATGCACGCATCCGCAAGCAGTTCGGCCTGTCGGTCGGCCGCTTCGAAGGTGTGGAAGAAGCGCTGGCCCGCATCGGCGGCAAGGCCTACAAGATCAGCGCGCTGTCGCAGGCCACCGCGGCCGCGGTTGACCGTGGTGACGTGCCGTCGGTGCCATCGGCGATTGCCAAATACCATTGCACCAACATGAGCCGCGAAGTCATTTCCGATGTGATGGACGTGATCGGCGGCAAGGGCATCATCTTGGGGCCGCGCAACTTCGCCGGCCGCAGCTGGCAGGCCGCGCCGATCGCCATCACGGTGGAAGGCGCCAACATCATGACCCGCTCGCTGCTGATCTTCGGCCAGGGCGCCATCCTCTGCCACCCGTGGGTGCTGAGGGAAATGAAGGCCGCGCAGGATGAAGACCGCAAGGCAGGCCTGCGCGAGTTCGACCAGGCACTGTTCGGCCATGTGCGCTTCGGCATTTCCAACGCCGTGCGTTCGCTGTGGTTCGGCCTGACCGGCGCGCGCTTCGGCGCTGCACCGGGTGACGCTTACACCCGCCGTTACTTCCGCAAGCTGGACCGTTACTCGGCCAACCTGGCCCTGATGGCCGACATCTCGATGATGACGCTCGGCGGCAAGCTCAAGTTCAAGGAGTCGCTGTCCGGCCGTCTCGGTGATGTGCTCAGCCACATCTACATGACCAGCGCCATGCTCAAGCGCTACCACGACGAAGGCGCACCGCAGGCCGACCAGCCGCTGCTGGCCTGGGCCTTCCACGACAGCGTGCACAAGATCGAAGAGTCGCTGTCGGCAGCGCTGCGCAACTTCCCGATCCGTCCGATCGGCTGGCTGATGTGGGCTTTGATCTTCCCGTTCGGCCGTCGTGCCGAAGCACCGGGTGACCGCTTGAGTCGCCGTGTAGCCGCCACATTGATGGCCCCGGGCGAAGCCCGTGACCGCCTGGCCCAAGGCGTGTTCCTGACCCCGTGCGAAAACAACCCGGGCGGCCGCATCAACAGCTACCTGTCCAAGGCGATCATGGCCGAGCCGGTGGAGCGCAAGTTCATCAAGGCGCTGAAGACCAAGGGCATCGAAGCCCTGACCTTCGCCAGCCAGCTGGACGAGGCCGTGGCCGAGGGCGTGATCACTCTGGACGAGCGCAAGCTGCTGGAAGAACTGCGCGAGCTGACCATGGACACCATCACCGTGGACGACTTCGAACCGCACGAACTGCGTTCGGCCGGCTACTACGACCTGCCGGGCAAGCAGCGCCCACAGCCGCAGCAGGCCGCATAAGCCAGCGCATATGCAACACCGACGGCGGGCCTTGTGCCCGCCGTTTTTCTTTCAGGAATCCACACCATGACCGCTCCGCTGCTTTCGCTGTACCGCCGCTTCACCCGCTGGCCCGCCGGCAACTGGTTGTTTTCGCGCGCGGTGTGCTTCAAGGCGCCCTACTTCGCCAGCATCTCGCCGCTGATCACCGTGCTGGAACCGGGCCGCTGCGAAGGTGTGATCCGCCAGCGCCGCCGCATCAGCAACCACATCGGCACCGTGCATGCGATTGCCATGTGCAATCTGGCCGAGCTGGTCGGCGGGGTGATGGTCGACGCCAGCCTGCCCGCCGACATGCGCTGGATCCCCAAGGGCATGGAAGTGAAGTACCAAGCCAAGGCGCTGGGCGTATTGACGGCAGTGGCCAGCCCGGAAATTCCCATCGTCAGTGCTGCCGCCGGCTACGACCTGCCGGTGTTGGTGCGGGTGACCGACAGCAAGGGCGTGGAAGTGTTTGAGGCCCGCATCGCAATGTGGGTATCCCCGAAAAAAGCCTGACCCTGTAGTGCCGAGCCATGCTCGGCAAGGGCCTTACCAGATGAACCATCCGAACCGGCCCCCGTAGCCCGGGTAAGCGCAGCGCACCCGGGAGTTTTTCGCGAAAAGCCCCGGGTGCGCTGCGCTTACCCGGGCTACGTGTGTGCTGACGGGATATCGGTAACGCCACTGCCGAGCATGGCTCGGCACTACATGTGTGCTGCGCGCAGCAGCAACGCGAGGATTGCCGGCAGTGCCTGGATGAAGAAGATCCGCCGATTGACGCTGTAAGCCCCGTACGCGCCGGCGATCACCACGCAGACCAGCGAGAAGGTCACCAGCACCGGCTGTGCCAGCACCAGTCCGGCGAAGATGCCGGCAGCGAGGAAGCCGTTGTAAAGCCCCTGGTTTGCCGCCAGCACCCGCGTGGCCTGTGCCTTCTCAGGCGTATTGCGGAAAGTCTTCAAGCCCAGCGGCTTGGTCCACAGGAACATTTCCAATACGAGGAAATACACGTGCATCGCCGCCACCAGCAGCGTCACCAGCAATCCAGACAAAGCCAATACGCTCATCGGCATCTCTTCCTGAAAGCACAGCGGCAACTCCGCCGCAGGGAACAACTCAACGATCCTGCGGCAGCTTCTTCTCTTCGCGCAATACGCCCAGCGCCGACAGCGTCATCAGCACCGCCACCGCCGCGCCGCCGATGAACACCGCCCAGGACCCAAACAGCGACAAGCCTTTGTGCACCCATGCGAAGGTCAGGTCGGCACCGCGGTAGAGCACCGTATCGATGGCCGCACCGGCCTTGTAGCGCCATTGCCGGTCCACACGCGTATAGATCGTCTCGCGCGCCGGCTTGCCCAGTGAGAACTCACTGGCGCGCGTCAGCACCTGCACCACCGCCACCATCAGCGGAAACGGCGAGGCCGCCAGTACCGAGAACCCGACAATGATCGCCAGCCCCGGGATCAGCAGCGCAGGGGCCACGCCATAGCGCGACAGCAACCAGCGGGTCAGCCCCAGCTGGATCACCAGGGTCAGCGCGTTCACCGCCAGGTCGATGCGCGAATAGAACGCGGTGCTCGCGGCCGGGTCGGTGATCAGGCGGCGGGCGATCGCTGCCTGCTCGTTGTAAAGCATGGTGCCCACGCCCACCCCGAACACCACCATCAGCGCCAGCCAACGCAGCAGCGGCTCGCGCGCGATCAGCTTGAGCCCATCGTACACACTGCCGCCCATCGGCTGTTCGCCGTCAACCAGCTGC from Stenotrophomonas nitritireducens includes these protein-coding regions:
- a CDS encoding acyl-CoA dehydrogenase, coding for MSIVVPFLALLLAGAFVAYHRMRLVVWTLISVVALAICWFTSVNQTAIIVAAAIVALISVPVLLPFLRKPLITAPFMGVFRKVLPPLSKTERIALETGSVGFEGELFTGDPDWNILLNYPKPQLTAEEQAFMDGPVEELCKMVNDFEITHVYADLPPDMWEFIKKNKFFGMIIPKEYGGLGFSALAHHKVIQKLASVSSVVSSTVGVPNSLGPGELLNHYGTQEQKDYYLPRLAIGQEVPCFGLTGPFAGSDATSIPDFGIVCKGMWKGEEVLGLKLTFDKRYITLAPVATLIGMAFRMYDPDGLLGDTKDIGITLALLPRDTDGVEIGRRHFPLNSTFQNGPIRGKDVFIPLSQLIGGAEKRGLGWNMLNECLAVGRSITLPSTASGGAKAGAVVTGAYARIRKQFGLSVGRFEGVEEALARIGGKAYKISALSQATAAAVDRGDVPSVPSAIAKYHCTNMSREVISDVMDVIGGKGIILGPRNFAGRSWQAAPIAITVEGANIMTRSLLIFGQGAILCHPWVLREMKAAQDEDRKAGLREFDQALFGHVRFGISNAVRSLWFGLTGARFGAAPGDAYTRRYFRKLDRYSANLALMADISMMTLGGKLKFKESLSGRLGDVLSHIYMTSAMLKRYHDEGAPQADQPLLAWAFHDSVHKIEESLSAALRNFPIRPIGWLMWALIFPFGRRAEAPGDRLSRRVAATLMAPGEARDRLAQGVFLTPCENNPGGRINSYLSKAIMAEPVERKFIKALKTKGIEALTFASQLDEAVAEGVITLDERKLLEELRELTMDTITVDDFEPHELRSAGYYDLPGKQRPQPQQAA
- a CDS encoding hotdog fold domain-containing protein yields the protein MTAPLLSLYRRFTRWPAGNWLFSRAVCFKAPYFASISPLITVLEPGRCEGVIRQRRRISNHIGTVHAIAMCNLAELVGGVMVDASLPADMRWIPKGMEVKYQAKALGVLTAVASPEIPIVSAAAGYDLPVLVRVTDSKGVEVFEARIAMWVSPKKA
- a CDS encoding DUF1304 domain-containing protein; translation: MSVLALSGLLVTLLVAAMHVYFLVLEMFLWTKPLGLKTFRNTPEKAQATRVLAANQGLYNGFLAAGIFAGLVLAQPVLVTFSLVCVVIAGAYGAYSVNRRIFFIQALPAILALLLRAAHM